The Novipirellula artificiosorum genome contains a region encoding:
- a CDS encoding DUF4129 domain-containing protein translates to MLSSLGNFLMLVLYRGNFAVRGSWTLLMFTMGTVAVARVAIENDRKYALGYQVALGLASLVAMLRFFGSPIFSTFMLALIGYLADRIVYDCTLIDESLDASGQGLIDTGRHFVRSQLEASQQRSVEGEPAPSDPAPKSVRRRKTHQPGRTVMYLALGALPLFGLGQFFISSNPDSSSRAMWLLAIYLFSSFSLLVTTSFLGLRRYLRQRHTEMPADVSVGWMVGGLGLIALILIVSYLAPKPGQTLASFKPPGFLKSAEDLTPSQFGWGDEATKKKSPGAATTGNDKNAGEKEVQELSSQQGAPPGDSGDGKAEQGPAGKQKGGKQPAEGSSSSADGKKQQGEQGDQGDPSDRKDAESPNAEPPQGDSTVTETQPRDASEQTAQQQETAKNENGEGNRSAADNEKPSSSVLKPIANVISMIGSILRWLIMVVLMGVIGVFLWIHREAILDWWNRLWNRNRDQDSVESAQPLELEALDSQRPFSSFRNPVGKEKDPRQVVIVTFQAFEAWAREQGASRRKDETPTEFLKRMATTLPDVSSAANQVVDAYNRVVYGDGAATSSDVSAAAVVWHNMAR, encoded by the coding sequence ATGCTCAGCAGTTTGGGCAATTTCTTGATGCTGGTTCTTTACCGGGGCAACTTTGCGGTACGCGGGTCGTGGACGCTATTGATGTTCACGATGGGCACCGTCGCGGTCGCTCGCGTCGCCATTGAAAACGATCGCAAGTATGCTTTGGGTTATCAAGTGGCACTTGGGTTGGCCAGTTTGGTGGCGATGCTGCGTTTCTTTGGTTCGCCCATTTTCAGCACCTTCATGTTGGCACTGATCGGTTACTTGGCCGACCGAATTGTCTACGACTGCACGCTGATCGATGAATCGCTCGATGCGAGCGGCCAAGGCCTGATCGACACGGGGCGGCATTTTGTTCGCAGTCAGCTGGAAGCGAGCCAGCAGCGCAGTGTGGAGGGTGAACCGGCTCCAAGCGATCCGGCGCCAAAGTCGGTGCGACGAAGGAAGACGCATCAACCGGGACGGACCGTCATGTACCTTGCTCTCGGTGCGCTGCCGTTGTTTGGATTGGGCCAATTCTTTATCAGTAGCAATCCGGACAGTTCGAGCCGTGCAATGTGGTTGCTGGCGATCTACCTGTTTTCAAGTTTTTCGCTGCTGGTCACGACGAGTTTCTTGGGGCTTCGTCGTTACTTGCGTCAACGCCACACCGAAATGCCTGCGGACGTCTCGGTCGGATGGATGGTGGGGGGATTGGGGTTGATCGCGCTCATCCTCATCGTTTCCTATCTCGCACCCAAGCCGGGGCAGACCCTTGCCTCGTTCAAGCCGCCCGGCTTTTTGAAGTCAGCCGAGGATTTGACTCCAAGCCAGTTTGGTTGGGGGGATGAGGCAACGAAGAAGAAGAGTCCCGGTGCCGCGACAACCGGCAACGATAAGAACGCGGGTGAGAAAGAGGTGCAGGAGCTATCGAGCCAACAGGGAGCACCGCCGGGTGATTCAGGAGACGGGAAGGCCGAGCAGGGGCCTGCAGGGAAACAAAAGGGTGGCAAACAGCCCGCCGAAGGCAGTTCGTCCTCAGCTGACGGGAAAAAGCAGCAAGGTGAGCAGGGTGACCAAGGGGATCCGTCGGATCGCAAAGATGCCGAGAGCCCGAACGCGGAACCGCCGCAAGGCGATTCGACGGTAACCGAAACGCAGCCCAGGGATGCATCGGAGCAGACAGCCCAGCAGCAAGAGACTGCGAAGAATGAAAACGGAGAAGGGAATCGATCCGCAGCGGACAATGAAAAGCCATCGTCAAGCGTGTTGAAGCCGATCGCCAACGTGATTTCGATGATCGGTTCGATCCTACGCTGGCTCATCATGGTCGTATTGATGGGAGTGATTGGAGTGTTTTTGTGGATCCACCGCGAAGCGATTCTTGATTGGTGGAATCGACTTTGGAACCGAAACCGTGACCAGGACTCGGTGGAGTCAGCGCAGCCCTTGGAGCTCGAGGCATTGGACTCTCAGCGTCCGTTCTCCTCGTTCCGAAACCCCGTCGGCAAAGAAAAGGATCCTCGCCAGGTGGTGATTGTTACCTTTCAAGCCTTCGAAGCTTGGGCCCGCGAGCAAGGAGCCAGTCGCCGCAAAGACGAAACGCCGACTGAGTTTTTGAAGCGAATGGCGACGACACTCCCGGATGTCTCGTCCGCAGCGAACCAAGTGGTCGATGCGTACAACCGCGTCGTCTATGGTGATGGTGCCGCCACGTCGTCCGACGTTTCTGCTGCCGCGGTGGTTTGGCACAATATGGCCCGTTAA
- the pgi gene encoding glucose-6-phosphate isomerase has protein sequence MTATNANGLTSTDAWKSLSDHFEQIKDKHLRQWFAEDADRAKTFTVDAIGLTLDYSKNRINAETVQQLTRLAESAQLKQHIEAMFKGEKINVTERRAVLHTALRAPREAKIEFEGENIVPGVHEVLDKMSGFCSRVTDGRWKGHTGKPIRNVVNIGIGGSDLGPVMAYEALRHYSNRNLTLRYVSNVDGTDFFEATRDLDPAETLFIVSSKTFTTLETMTNARSARSWLLSGLGDDESAVAKHFVAVSTNAEKVKEFGIDTDNMFVFWDWVGGRYSMDAAIGLSTMLAIGPKHFRELLDGFHEMDQHFRTAPFDQNLPVIMGLLTVWYANFFGASTVAVLPYDQYLKRFPAYLQQLTMESNGKSTTLAGTRVDYDTSPIFWGEPGTNGQHSFYQLIHQGTHLIPCDFIAFVNSLNPRGSHQDYLVANVIAQGEALAMGKTQQQVKDEGTEAELIPHRVFEGNRPSNTLLIDRLTPAVLGKLIALYEHSVFVQGVIWQIDSFDQWGVELGKVLAQQIIPELQSTDSPLNHDSSTNQLIQRYRELKSS, from the coding sequence ATGACCGCCACGAATGCTAACGGTTTGACATCGACCGACGCCTGGAAATCGCTTTCGGATCATTTTGAGCAGATCAAAGACAAGCACCTTCGGCAATGGTTTGCGGAGGATGCCGATCGGGCCAAGACCTTCACGGTCGACGCGATTGGACTGACTCTCGACTACTCAAAAAATCGCATCAATGCCGAAACGGTTCAACAACTGACCCGGCTGGCGGAATCCGCCCAATTGAAACAGCACATCGAGGCGATGTTTAAAGGTGAAAAAATCAATGTCACCGAGCGGCGTGCGGTGCTACACACGGCGCTGCGGGCTCCTCGCGAAGCGAAAATCGAGTTCGAAGGTGAGAACATTGTTCCGGGTGTGCACGAAGTCCTCGACAAGATGTCTGGGTTTTGTAGCCGAGTCACCGACGGTCGCTGGAAAGGCCATACCGGAAAGCCAATTCGCAACGTCGTCAACATTGGGATCGGCGGATCGGATCTTGGTCCTGTCATGGCCTACGAGGCGCTGCGGCACTATAGCAACCGCAACCTAACGCTGCGTTATGTTTCGAATGTCGACGGAACCGATTTTTTCGAAGCGACGCGTGACCTTGATCCAGCAGAAACACTCTTCATTGTCTCCTCCAAGACGTTCACGACGCTGGAAACGATGACCAATGCCCGATCGGCACGGTCGTGGTTGCTGAGCGGACTCGGGGACGATGAATCCGCGGTGGCGAAGCACTTCGTTGCGGTTTCCACCAATGCCGAAAAAGTCAAGGAGTTTGGGATCGACACCGACAACATGTTTGTCTTCTGGGACTGGGTCGGTGGCCGCTATTCCATGGATGCGGCAATCGGGTTGTCAACGATGCTTGCCATTGGGCCCAAGCACTTTCGCGAACTGCTCGATGGTTTCCATGAAATGGACCAACACTTCCGGACCGCACCCTTCGATCAGAACTTACCGGTGATCATGGGGCTATTGACGGTTTGGTATGCCAACTTTTTTGGGGCTTCAACGGTTGCAGTGCTGCCTTACGATCAGTACCTGAAACGTTTCCCAGCCTATCTGCAGCAGTTGACAATGGAAAGCAATGGCAAATCCACGACCTTGGCCGGAACGCGTGTGGATTACGATACGAGTCCAATCTTCTGGGGCGAACCAGGAACGAACGGCCAGCACTCGTTCTATCAACTGATTCATCAAGGGACCCATTTGATTCCGTGCGACTTCATCGCATTCGTCAACTCACTGAATCCACGGGGTAGCCATCAAGATTACTTAGTCGCCAACGTGATTGCACAAGGCGAGGCACTCGCCATGGGCAAGACGCAACAACAGGTCAAGGACGAAGGGACCGAAGCGGAGTTAATCCCTCATCGTGTTTTCGAAGGCAATCGACCTTCGAACACTCTTTTGATCGATCGCTTGACTCCGGCGGTACTTGGGAAATTGATCGCGCTCTATGAACACAGTGTCTTCGTGCAAGGAGTGATTTGGCAAATCGACTCGTTTGATCAATGGGGCGTGGAGTTGGGCAAAGTCCTTGCCCAGCAAATCATTCCGGAACTGCAATCAACCGACTCGCCCCTCAATCACGACAGCTCGACCAATCAATTGATCCAGCGTTATCGCGAGTTGAAGTCGTCGTGA
- a CDS encoding DUF4339 domain-containing protein: protein MGAGWYYMASGWIRKTRRIGPISEADLLVRIDEGKISPETLLQSSKTKSKWVPMKAIGPAIKRWNKTHPDDVVIKERKPKPEEHRE from the coding sequence ATGGGAGCAGGTTGGTACTATATGGCAAGCGGATGGATTCGGAAAACACGTCGAATCGGCCCGATCTCGGAAGCCGACCTGTTGGTTCGCATCGATGAAGGGAAAATCTCTCCAGAAACATTGCTGCAAAGCAGTAAGACGAAGAGTAAGTGGGTGCCGATGAAGGCGATTGGTCCCGCGATCAAACGTTGGAACAAGACCCATCCCGACGACGTTGTCATTAAAGAGAGGAAGCCCAAGCCAGAAGAGCATCGAGAGTAG
- a CDS encoding coiled-coil domain-containing protein, which translates to MSKFVPPPLPFVIAITVVTLIAAVGCHRNYYRRQADCEANALLDEKASHLSRPPNQQLRIDVDRRSRMFNPFDLDFQPMPLDDPSSYEYMQCVDGRRGYPLWEAAGLTNTAESPDWWQFLPLDDDGVLVLNSENAVRIALLHSPAYQSVLEDLYLAALDVSNERFVFDTQFFGGAQTFLTASGRRRAGGQSSTRYEVGPYSNGRRALSMQRRFATGADLVVGVANSIVWELSGPNSQSATTLFDFALLQPLLRNAGRDVVMENLTQSERELLASVRAFERFRREFFLTVTIGSGGGGAGGYLGLLQTQLEIRNLEQNIARQTENLLILEDTLVEELTKLPEQNAGPASIINDRIQVAQAKSSLLQSQTSLVNAQANYERTVDSFLRTLGLPPYICTRLEDPMLQRFELIDADLIGRREQLSAVRMRVGEFNVAILEQAEFEVDEVSGLPESRLEWTDNVAETLATLRQELEPLETFTKTLIEEDLPRVSQDIEFFQETLAERTSQNEQLRESYEEQKDQICSLLDTSNISDSLFDIEISKLSDDLRAEYDVLVGQLESYQTRVKELEKSLDRYVQEGPRDDDPAAVARALRDEVILASQDLLSELADDVLALQLIQARARTESVLLPDVDIEPTAAVQIARVNRRDWANARADLVDVWRQIEVRADDLESSLDVVFNGDIGNVGNNPLDLRSSTGRLRVGLQWDAPITRLRERNSYRAALISYERAKRAMYGFEDDVWQTLRTEIRQLQANRLTFELGRQAVVIAASQVELNADRRALNEARSQGNGPTAARDAITALDALLRAQNTLLGIFVNYEVVRRNLDLDLGTMELTPEGLWIDPVKIDPDYLLSLPGTTDSGMIGGCNHCCLPRRPLPREPYFGLSPIDDSGQQGMIDSAIPDDDDFLPAPVLQGSDVNLPAFELLEPEFLEPELPEPVIEMPELPAAVIEVPELSL; encoded by the coding sequence GTGAGCAAATTCGTTCCACCCCCGTTGCCGTTCGTGATCGCCATTACCGTTGTCACGCTGATTGCGGCCGTTGGCTGCCATCGCAACTATTATCGCCGACAAGCGGATTGTGAGGCGAACGCGCTGTTGGATGAAAAGGCGAGCCATTTGTCGCGTCCACCGAACCAGCAGTTGCGGATCGATGTGGACCGTCGCAGCCGAATGTTCAATCCGTTCGACCTTGATTTCCAGCCGATGCCTCTCGACGATCCTTCGTCGTATGAGTACATGCAATGCGTCGATGGTCGCCGTGGCTATCCCCTGTGGGAAGCGGCGGGGCTGACCAACACGGCGGAAAGTCCCGATTGGTGGCAATTTCTGCCGCTTGACGACGATGGCGTGTTGGTGCTGAATTCGGAAAACGCCGTTCGCATCGCGCTGTTGCATTCACCTGCATATCAAAGCGTCTTGGAAGACCTTTATCTTGCCGCGCTCGATGTGAGCAACGAACGGTTTGTCTTCGACACACAGTTTTTTGGGGGGGCCCAGACTTTTCTGACCGCTTCGGGGCGTCGTCGTGCTGGTGGTCAGAGCAGCACGCGATATGAAGTGGGGCCGTACAGCAACGGCCGACGAGCCTTGTCGATGCAACGCCGATTCGCAACCGGGGCGGACCTGGTTGTCGGGGTCGCCAACAGCATCGTTTGGGAATTGAGCGGGCCGAATAGCCAAAGTGCAACAACGCTTTTTGACTTTGCTCTGCTTCAACCGTTGCTACGCAACGCGGGACGTGATGTCGTTATGGAGAATCTAACGCAGTCCGAGCGTGAGCTCCTGGCCAGCGTTCGAGCGTTCGAACGATTCCGTCGTGAATTCTTCCTGACCGTCACGATCGGCTCGGGGGGAGGGGGAGCCGGTGGCTACCTGGGGCTGCTGCAAACCCAACTGGAAATTCGCAACCTGGAACAGAACATCGCCAGACAAACGGAAAACCTGTTGATCCTCGAGGACACGCTCGTCGAAGAACTGACGAAGTTGCCAGAGCAGAACGCCGGACCGGCCAGCATCATCAACGATCGGATTCAAGTCGCACAGGCCAAATCCAGTTTGCTGCAATCACAAACCAGCTTGGTCAATGCACAAGCTAACTACGAGCGAACGGTTGATTCGTTCTTGCGAACCCTGGGACTTCCGCCCTACATCTGCACTCGATTGGAAGACCCGATGTTACAGCGGTTCGAGTTGATCGATGCCGATCTGATTGGGCGTCGTGAACAATTGTCCGCAGTCCGAATGCGAGTGGGTGAGTTCAATGTCGCCATTTTGGAGCAGGCCGAATTCGAGGTCGACGAGGTATCGGGATTGCCAGAATCGCGATTGGAGTGGACCGACAACGTGGCCGAGACGCTCGCGACGCTGCGTCAAGAATTGGAGCCGCTTGAAACGTTCACGAAAACCTTGATCGAAGAGGACTTGCCACGGGTGAGTCAAGACATCGAGTTCTTCCAGGAAACGCTTGCAGAACGAACGAGTCAAAACGAACAGCTTCGAGAATCGTATGAAGAACAAAAGGATCAGATCTGTTCGTTGCTTGACACTTCCAACATCAGCGATTCGCTCTTCGATATTGAAATCAGCAAGTTGAGTGATGATCTTCGCGCTGAATATGATGTGCTGGTGGGTCAGTTGGAATCGTACCAGACGCGTGTCAAGGAGCTCGAGAAGTCCCTCGATCGCTATGTTCAAGAGGGGCCCCGAGACGATGATCCCGCGGCTGTTGCCCGTGCACTGCGGGATGAGGTTATCCTGGCGTCGCAGGATTTGCTGAGCGAGTTGGCCGACGATGTCTTGGCCTTGCAACTGATTCAAGCCCGTGCGAGAACGGAAAGCGTCCTGCTTCCCGACGTGGATATCGAACCGACCGCGGCGGTTCAAATCGCTCGTGTGAACCGTCGGGATTGGGCGAATGCCCGAGCCGATTTGGTCGACGTGTGGCGGCAAATCGAAGTCCGAGCCGATGATTTGGAAAGCTCGCTGGACGTCGTCTTTAATGGAGACATCGGAAACGTTGGCAACAATCCGTTGGACCTACGGTCGTCGACGGGCCGGTTGCGAGTGGGGTTGCAATGGGATGCACCGATCACTCGGTTGCGGGAACGCAACTCCTACCGAGCGGCGTTGATCAGCTACGAACGTGCCAAGCGGGCGATGTACGGTTTTGAGGACGATGTGTGGCAAACGTTGCGAACGGAAATTCGGCAGCTTCAAGCGAATCGCTTGACTTTCGAACTCGGACGTCAGGCGGTTGTGATCGCTGCGTCGCAGGTGGAACTGAACGCCGACCGTCGCGCTTTGAACGAAGCACGAAGCCAAGGGAATGGGCCGACGGCCGCGCGTGACGCGATTACGGCACTCGATGCACTGCTTCGAGCACAGAACACGCTGTTGGGTATCTTTGTCAACTACGAAGTCGTTCGTCGTAACTTGGACCTCGATCTCGGGACGATGGAGCTGACGCCGGAAGGATTGTGGATTGATCCCGTTAAGATCGATCCCGACTACCTGCTCTCGCTCCCAGGCACAACGGATTCGGGCATGATCGGTGGCTGTAACCATTGCTGCCTGCCCCGTCGGCCACTGCCACGCGAACCCTACTTCGGCTTGTCGCCGATCGATGATTCGGGTCAGCAGGGAATGATCGACTCGGCGATACCAGACGATGACGACTTCCTACCCGCCCCGGTCTTGCAAGGGTCCGACGTCAATCTGCCCGCGTTCGAACTCCTCGAACCCGAATTCCTCGAGCCCGAGCTCCCCGAGCCCGTGATCGAAATGCCCGAACTTCCCGCTGCCGTGATCGAAGTGCCCGAGTTGTCGCTGTAG
- a CDS encoding ATP-binding protein — MAVLTNDTQSFEPSMLGGLLSDDTFWPAQPRDMHETGLSGSYVDGLLVKILLVTGTVSGRNCSEKIGLPFRVVEPLLDSLRTRKLVTHVRPAPFNDYYYSLTDAGQKQAQNQMQHCSYTGAAPVPLADYVLSVEAQAAGIDPIDRDQLRAALQSISYQNELLDLLGPAVNSNTGMFLFGPPGNGKTTIARCLTQCLGQEIWIPNAILDDGNLIKLQDDAFHRPAPVPEVGGDILRGQEWDHRWIRIRRPTVVVGGELVMGNLEVRHDPRSNICEAPLQMKSNCGCLLIDDFGRQRIAPEELLNRWIVPLENKCDYLTLPTGKKIQIPFEQLIIFSTNIDPNSLVDEAFLRRVPYKIFVSDPSPEEYRKLIQAVIKQLGFPDTPQAADHLFKYYEDSGRKMRRCHPRDLLTQVANFCKYRNIPLTLQPDYLDQACKSYFSQL, encoded by the coding sequence ATGGCTGTACTTACAAACGACACACAATCTTTCGAACCCAGCATGCTTGGTGGGCTGCTATCGGACGATACGTTCTGGCCGGCACAACCGCGCGACATGCACGAAACGGGATTAAGCGGATCCTATGTCGATGGATTGCTTGTCAAAATTCTTCTGGTAACGGGAACCGTCAGTGGCCGAAATTGCTCGGAAAAGATTGGTTTGCCGTTTCGTGTGGTGGAGCCTTTGCTCGATTCGCTTCGCACGCGGAAGTTGGTGACGCATGTTCGACCTGCTCCGTTCAATGATTACTACTATTCCTTGACCGACGCAGGTCAAAAGCAGGCACAGAACCAGATGCAGCATTGCAGCTATACCGGTGCTGCTCCCGTCCCGCTCGCGGACTACGTGCTCAGCGTTGAAGCTCAAGCCGCAGGGATCGATCCGATTGATCGCGATCAGCTTCGCGCCGCGCTGCAGTCGATCTCGTACCAAAACGAACTGTTGGACCTGCTCGGTCCCGCCGTCAATAGCAACACGGGGATGTTCCTCTTCGGGCCTCCCGGCAACGGCAAAACGACGATCGCCCGTTGCTTGACGCAGTGCCTCGGTCAAGAAATTTGGATTCCCAATGCAATTTTGGATGATGGCAATTTGATTAAGTTGCAGGATGATGCGTTTCACCGTCCGGCGCCTGTGCCCGAGGTGGGAGGTGACATTCTAAGGGGCCAAGAATGGGATCATCGCTGGATACGGATCCGTCGGCCGACGGTGGTTGTGGGTGGCGAGCTCGTGATGGGCAATCTTGAAGTTCGCCACGATCCTCGATCGAATATCTGCGAAGCACCGTTGCAAATGAAAAGCAATTGTGGTTGCTTGCTGATTGATGACTTTGGTCGACAGCGGATTGCACCCGAGGAGCTTTTGAATCGTTGGATCGTGCCGCTCGAGAATAAATGTGACTACTTGACGCTTCCAACAGGCAAGAAGATTCAGATTCCGTTTGAACAGTTGATCATTTTTTCGACCAACATTGATCCCAACTCGCTGGTTGATGAAGCATTCCTTCGCCGAGTCCCTTACAAAATCTTTGTCTCGGATCCTTCGCCGGAAGAGTACCGAAAGCTGATTCAAGCGGTCATCAAGCAACTCGGGTTCCCCGATACACCGCAAGCGGCGGATCATTTATTTAAGTACTACGAGGACAGCGGTCGCAAGATGCGACGTTGTCATCCGCGAGATTTACTGACTCAGGTCGCCAATTTCTGCAAATACCGAAACATCCCGCTGACACTGCAGCCCGATTATTTGGATCAAGCTTGCAAGAGCTATTTCAGCCAATTGTAG
- a CDS encoding metallophosphoesterase — protein MIHDWPSKPLPKRVVFISDLHLMSSRSTAEEHEYLIASMIERSDVVVWGGDLFDFRWSRFRDELEAVRFASGYLRSWHNRFPNHQFVFLCGNHDASPAFLDEVRRQVDDQSNFVLMGDVLRIDDTVMLHGDQIEGRGTIARFENYRQKWADKKRAPLWRFAPYDAIVAARGHKVAAAIAHRNRMAVNKLARFLDLHDLNFDNGIRRVVFGHTHRMVLGYEHHQMQFYSGGAAIRHVPFHPIEIEFDCENGGNRSSR, from the coding sequence GTGATCCACGACTGGCCCAGCAAACCGCTGCCGAAACGAGTGGTTTTCATCTCGGACCTACATTTAATGAGTTCGCGGAGCACGGCGGAAGAACACGAGTACTTGATCGCGTCGATGATCGAGCGATCGGATGTGGTGGTGTGGGGAGGCGACCTGTTTGATTTTCGCTGGAGCCGTTTTCGCGACGAGTTGGAAGCCGTCCGTTTCGCAAGTGGCTATTTGCGATCGTGGCACAACCGGTTTCCCAATCATCAATTCGTTTTCCTGTGCGGCAATCATGATGCCAGCCCTGCCTTCTTGGATGAGGTCCGTCGTCAAGTGGACGATCAATCCAACTTCGTTTTGATGGGCGACGTTTTGCGTATCGATGACACCGTGATGCTTCACGGCGATCAAATCGAAGGCCGTGGGACAATCGCACGTTTTGAGAACTACCGCCAAAAATGGGCTGACAAGAAACGCGCGCCATTGTGGCGATTTGCCCCTTATGATGCGATCGTCGCCGCGCGGGGGCACAAGGTCGCCGCGGCGATTGCCCATCGCAATCGGATGGCGGTGAACAAGTTAGCGCGGTTTCTCGATCTGCATGATCTCAACTTCGACAACGGGATCCGCCGCGTCGTGTTTGGACACACCCATCGAATGGTGCTTGGATACGAACATCATCAGATGCAGTTCTATAGCGGCGGCGCAGCAATACGCCACGTTCCGTTTCATCCCATCGAAATTGAGTTCGACTGCGAAAATGGGGGTAACCGATCGTCGCGTTAA
- a CDS encoding EAL domain-containing protein, with product MPTIDNLTLERLRRSTALVEDVWFLSGPTQPGETIIHLPIDDEPYVIGRKPGVSLRLQFRTVSGQHASLSVKEGGLWLTDLGSTNGTYINGKRVVPKQPVKIGEEELIHFAEAPFRVYRQSATGATNGTYAENICDQALALVQFDRLMAERLVKPHFQTIVDLTTGTHEIIGHEILGRGSVFGLESVGAMFHAAEQLSLEVELSRLLRWEGIRVGRDFPEGPQLFVNTHPKEMDDCAGLIESLVQTREMAGNANIVLEIHESTVTDRAVMKDLVAALDEQDIKLAYDDFGSGQARLAELIEARPHIVKFDISLIRDIDTADSCRRKMLSNLVNMVCDLDIMALAEGVETEAESETCTELGFHLGQGYYYGRPAPA from the coding sequence ATGCCTACGATCGACAACTTAACGTTAGAACGACTGCGGCGCAGCACTGCGCTGGTGGAGGACGTTTGGTTTTTGTCGGGTCCGACGCAACCCGGTGAAACCATTATCCACTTGCCAATTGACGACGAGCCCTACGTGATCGGGCGCAAGCCAGGCGTATCTTTGCGGCTTCAATTTCGCACCGTCAGCGGCCAACATGCATCGCTGAGCGTCAAGGAGGGCGGCTTGTGGTTGACAGACTTGGGTAGCACCAACGGCACCTACATCAACGGCAAACGTGTCGTGCCGAAACAGCCGGTCAAAATTGGCGAAGAGGAATTGATCCACTTCGCCGAAGCACCTTTTCGAGTCTACCGCCAATCCGCAACCGGCGCGACCAATGGGACCTATGCCGAGAACATTTGTGACCAAGCTCTCGCACTGGTGCAGTTCGACCGCTTGATGGCAGAACGGCTCGTGAAGCCACATTTTCAAACGATTGTCGACCTCACGACCGGTACCCACGAAATCATCGGTCACGAAATCCTTGGTCGAGGCAGTGTCTTTGGTCTCGAATCGGTGGGAGCGATGTTTCATGCTGCCGAACAACTGAGTCTGGAGGTCGAACTGAGTCGACTGTTGCGCTGGGAAGGAATTCGTGTCGGACGAGATTTCCCCGAAGGTCCACAATTGTTCGTCAACACGCATCCCAAAGAAATGGATGACTGCGCAGGACTGATTGAATCGTTGGTTCAAACTCGCGAAATGGCGGGCAACGCCAACATCGTGTTGGAAATCCACGAATCGACCGTTACCGATCGCGCCGTGATGAAGGACCTGGTTGCGGCACTCGATGAGCAAGACATCAAACTGGCCTACGATGACTTCGGTTCAGGTCAGGCGAGACTGGCGGAATTGATTGAAGCACGACCCCATATCGTCAAATTCGATATCTCTTTGATTCGCGATATTGATACCGCGGACAGTTGTCGACGAAAGATGCTGTCGAATCTGGTCAACATGGTTTGCGACCTCGACATCATGGCATTAGCCGAAGGAGTCGAAACCGAAGCAGAATCGGAGACCTGCACCGAACTCGGTTTCCATCTTGGTCAAGGCTACTACTACGGCCGTCCCGCTCCTGCTTGA